The sequence below is a genomic window from Nocardioides oleivorans.
GACGAAGGCGGCGTAGGGGACCTGCTCGCCGTGGAACTCGAAGGTGTCGATCAGCTGACCGACGCCGATGCCGATCGAGAAGAGGTAGAGCACGGGCTCGAGGAAGCCGGTGAGGAAGAGCTTCCACGCCGACTTGTAGACCACGAAGTTGCGCAGCACCAGCACGCGCGCGGCGTGCGTCGGCGTGAGCGGGGCGGGGATGACCCTCGGGACGAGCGTGGCCACCTCAGACCTCCAGCCGCTTGTCGAGGCCGCGGACGGACCAGAACCACCCGACCACGCAGAGGCCGAGGAGCACGGCCAGGTTGACCGCGGCGAGGGGCCAGTCGACCGTGTCGAGGCAGAACATCCGCGACAGCGAGACGCCGTGCCACAGCGGGGTCAGCCGGGCGACCCACTCCAGCACCGGGCCGAGGTTGGCGATGGGGAAGAACGCCCCGGAGAAGAGGGTGAGCGGCAGCACGCCGAGCCGGAACAGCACGCCGAAGCCCTCCTCCGACCTCAGCCGGGCCGAGTAGCCGAAGGTCAGCAGCGAGAAGGCCGTGCCCACCAGCACCTGCGCGACCCAGGCGAGGAACGGGCCCCACCAGGTCTCGAAGACGCCGAAGGGCGCGAGCACGAGCATGAACACCGCGCACGCCGACGCCACGCGGAAGATGACGAACGCGACGAAGGCGTTGACCAGGTCGCGCACCGCGAGCGGAGTCGCGAGCTGGGCGAAGAAGGTCTTGTGCCACTTGATGGCGCCCATGACGGGGTACGTCGACTCGCTGACCGCGATCGTCATCGCGTGCGCGGCGACCAGGCCGGGGACGATGAACGCGAGGTAGGACGTCGCGCCCTCGAGCCGGTCGGGGTCGGCGTCGATGAACCCGCCGAGCAGCACGCCCATCGCGAGGACGTAGAAGAGCGGGGTGGCGAAGGAGTTCACCACTCCCCCGCGCCAGGTGCGCTTGTAGACGGTCAGCCAGTAGTCGTACTGCCGGGCGAAGCCCTGCCACGGGGTGAGGGCGCCGGGAGCCTGGGTCGCCATCAGTCGGCCAGGCTCCGGCCGGTGAGGCGCAGGAAGACGTCCTCGAGGGTGGAGCGGCGCACGAGCGTCGCGATCGGCGTGAGGCCGCGGTCGTGCACGGCGGCGAGGACCTCCTCGCCGTGGTCGCTGTAGACGAGCAGCCGGTCGGGCAGCACCTCGACCCGCTCGCCGAGGTCCTCGACCTTGCTGGCCAGCGCCTCGTGCTCGCCGACCCCGAAGCGGAGCTCGGCGACCTCGCGGGACGAGTGGGCGTCGATGAGCTCGCGCGGCGACCCCTCGGCGGCGATCAGGCCCTTGTCCATCACGACCAGGCGGTCGCACAGCTGCTCGGCCTCGTCCATGTAGTGGGTGGTGATCACGAGCGTGACGCCGGCCTGCTTGAGCCGGAAGAGCTGGTCCCACAGGACGTGGCGCGCCTGCGGGTCGAGGCCGGTGGTCGGCTCGTCGAGCAGCAGCACCTCGGGGTTGTTGATCAGGCTGCGCGCGATCGTGAGCCGGCGCTTCATGCCGCCGGAGAGGTCCTCGACCTTGGCCTTCGCCTTGTCCGTGATCTGCGCGAACTCCAGCAGCTCGTGCGCGCGCTCGCGGCAGGTGGCGCGGTCGATCCCGAAGTAGCGACCGTAGATGTAGAGGTTGTCGAAGACGTTGAGCTCGTTGTCGAGCGTGTCCTCCTGGGGGCACACGCCGAGGCGACCACGGATGGCGGGACCGTCGGTGGCGGGATCCATGCCGAGGATCCGCAGCTCGCCGCCCGAGACCGGGCTGACCGAGGCGATCATCCGCATGGTCGAGGACTTGCCGGCGCCGTTGGGACCGAGGAAGCCGAACGCCTCGCCCTTGCGGACCTCGACGTCGATACCCTTGACCGCCTCGAAGTCGCCGAAGGACTTGCGCAGTCCCCGCGCCGAGATCATGGATTCCGTCACGACTGCCGACCCTAGATCAGTCGGAGGACATCGAGGAAACGGAGTGCCGAGGCCCTTGGCGCCGCTCCTAGGGTGGGAGGCGTGGAGGTCCCCGCCCTCGAGCCCGTGACGCCCGACGCCCCGGCCATGACGCGGACCGTGGTGATGAGCCAGCACTGGCGCGACCTCACCTTCCTGCACTGGGCCGTCGATCCGGCCGAGGTGGCGCACCGGATGCCGCCGGGAGTCAGGCCCGACACCCTCGACGGGCGCACCTACGTCGGGTTGATCCCCTTCCGGATGGTCGGGGCCGGGCTCGGTCGCGGCCCGGCGATCCCCTGGCTCGGCACCTTCCTCGAGACCAACGTGCGCCTCTACTCGGTCGACGAGACCGGCCGGCGCGGCATCGTGTTCCTCAGCCTGGACACCGATCGCGCCGCCGTCGTGGTCGGCGCACGGGCGGGCTTCGGCGTCCCCTACCGCTGGGCGCGCTTGCGCTACCAGCGCGACGGCGACGTGCACGCGTACGACGCGCGGCTGCGCCGGCCGGCCGCGTCCGCGTCGAGCCGCATCGTGGTCCGCGCCGGCAGGGCGCGCACGCCCACCGAGCTCGACCTCTTCCTCAGCGCCCGGTGGGGGCTGCACACCCGGTGGTGGGGGCGCACGCTCTACGTCCCCAACCGCCACGAGCCGTGGCCCGTGCACGACGCGGAGCTCCTGGAGCTGGACGACGGCCTGATGGCCTCGGTCGGCCTGCCCGACCTCGCGGCGCGGCCGCCGGACCACGTCGGCTTCAGCCCCGGCGTGCACACCGAGTTCGGGTGGCCCGGGGACGCGCGGCGCCCGCGAGTCGGCTGACCCGGAGGCCGTGACCGGCGGGGGTCAGGCCGAGGTGAGCTCCGAGCCGATCGCGGCGATGTGGGTCGGGGTCGAGCCGCAGCAGCCGCCGACGAGGTCGACGCCGATGCCGGCGAGCCGGGACGCGTGGGCGGCCATGTCGTCGGCCGTCGCGTCGTACTCGAAGTGGTCACCCACCACCTGCGGGAGCCCGGCGTTGGACTGCGCGACGAGCAGCAGTCCGTCGGGGCGGGCGGCCACCATCTCCGCGGCGATGACCTCCATCTCCTCGGGTCCACGGCCGCAGTTGGCACCGACGGCGTCGGCGCCGGCGGCGGCCAGGTGCGTCACCGCGTCACCCGGGCGCACGCCCATCATGGTGCGCAGGTTGGTGTCGAAGCTCATCGTCACCACGATCGGCAGGTCGGGCGCCACCTCGCGGGCGGCGGCGATCGCCGCGTCGGCCTCACCGAGGTCGCTGAGCGTCTCGACGAGCACGAGGTCGATGCCACCGGCGACGAGCCCGCGCAGCTGGTCGGCGTAGAACCCCTGCGCGTCCTCGGGCGTCATCGTGCCGAGCGGGGCCAGCAGCTCCCCGGTCGGGCCGAGGTCGCCGGCCACGAGCAGGCCGTGCTCGTCGGCCACCGAGCGGGCGATCTCCGCCGCGCGCTGGTTGACCTCGTGGAGCCGGTCGCCGAGCCCGTGCATGTCGAGGCGGGGGCGGGTGCCGCCGAACGTGTTGGTGGTGAGGATGCGCGCGCCTGCCTCGGCGTACGACGTGTGGGCGGCGCGGATGGCGTCGGGGTTCTCCAGGTTCCAGAGCTCACCGGGGTTGCCGTCCTCGAGGCCGCTGTCCTGGAGCAGCGTGCCCATCCCACCGTCGAGCAGCACCGGTCGGGCGTCGCCGACGAGGGCCGCGAGACGGTTGTCGCTCACGAGGAGAGCCCGTCGAGGTAGGCGTCGATCTTCTCGGCCGGCCAGGCGGCGTCGAGCTCGGCGGCGACCCGGTCGAGGACCTCGGCCGGAGCGCCGTCGGCCTCGGTCCACGGGGTGCGCTCCCAGCCCTCGAGGTAGTCGGTCGCACCGGTCTCGCCGAGGCGCATCGCGGCCTCGTCGATGGCCTCCTGGAACCTCGCCGCCAGCTGGACCTTCGCGGTCTCCTCGCCCTGCCGGGCGGCCACCATCGAGGGCAGCTCGCGCCACCGCGTCACCTGGAACTCCGTCATGCTCCGAGCCTAGGTCAGGCCGGGGTCAGTCGCAGGAGGCGTCCAGCGCCGGCGTCCTCCAGCAGCCAGATCGCACCGTCGGGTCCCTCCTCGACCGCCCGGATCCGCTGGCCCAGGTCGAACACCTCGGCCTTCGTCGCCGTCGAGCCGTCGAGGTCCACGCGGACCAGTGCCTCGCCCGAGA
It includes:
- a CDS encoding ABC transporter ATP-binding protein, which gives rise to MISARGLRKSFGDFEAVKGIDVEVRKGEAFGFLGPNGAGKSSTMRMIASVSPVSGGELRILGMDPATDGPAIRGRLGVCPQEDTLDNELNVFDNLYIYGRYFGIDRATCRERAHELLEFAQITDKAKAKVEDLSGGMKRRLTIARSLINNPEVLLLDEPTTGLDPQARHVLWDQLFRLKQAGVTLVITTHYMDEAEQLCDRLVVMDKGLIAAEGSPRELIDAHSSREVAELRFGVGEHEALASKVEDLGERVEVLPDRLLVYSDHGEEVLAAVHDRGLTPIATLVRRSTLEDVFLRLTGRSLAD
- a CDS encoding homocysteine S-methyltransferase family protein encodes the protein MSDNRLAALVGDARPVLLDGGMGTLLQDSGLEDGNPGELWNLENPDAIRAAHTSYAEAGARILTTNTFGGTRPRLDMHGLGDRLHEVNQRAAEIARSVADEHGLLVAGDLGPTGELLAPLGTMTPEDAQGFYADQLRGLVAGGIDLVLVETLSDLGEADAAIAAAREVAPDLPIVVTMSFDTNLRTMMGVRPGDAVTHLAAAGADAVGANCGRGPEEMEVIAAEMVAARPDGLLLVAQSNAGLPQVVGDHFEYDATADDMAAHASRLAGIGVDLVGGCCGSTPTHIAAIGSELTSA
- a CDS encoding ABC transporter permease; this encodes MATQAPGALTPWQGFARQYDYWLTVYKRTWRGGVVNSFATPLFYVLAMGVLLGGFIDADPDRLEGATSYLAFIVPGLVAAHAMTIAVSESTYPVMGAIKWHKTFFAQLATPLAVRDLVNAFVAFVIFRVASACAVFMLVLAPFGVFETWWGPFLAWVAQVLVGTAFSLLTFGYSARLRSEEGFGVLFRLGVLPLTLFSGAFFPIANLGPVLEWVARLTPLWHGVSLSRMFCLDTVDWPLAAVNLAVLLGLCVVGWFWSVRGLDKRLEV
- a CDS encoding YqjF family protein, producing the protein MEVPALEPVTPDAPAMTRTVVMSQHWRDLTFLHWAVDPAEVAHRMPPGVRPDTLDGRTYVGLIPFRMVGAGLGRGPAIPWLGTFLETNVRLYSVDETGRRGIVFLSLDTDRAAVVVGARAGFGVPYRWARLRYQRDGDVHAYDARLRRPAASASSRIVVRAGRARTPTELDLFLSARWGLHTRWWGRTLYVPNRHEPWPVHDAELLELDDGLMASVGLPDLAARPPDHVGFSPGVHTEFGWPGDARRPRVG
- a CDS encoding virulence factor, yielding MTEFQVTRWRELPSMVAARQGEETAKVQLAARFQEAIDEAAMRLGETGATDYLEGWERTPWTEADGAPAEVLDRVAAELDAAWPAEKIDAYLDGLSS